The following coding sequences lie in one Candidatus Binatus sp. genomic window:
- a CDS encoding TIGR04255 family protein yields MSEPDRHLAHYTRPPLVETVCGIQFGSLAKFSAVHFGEFWDVVKGEYPEIEDQPPLMEVFEGTPPSMLKPAAQMLEKLPLPRVFYKDRTGNFLLQVQPSRFLSNWRKQKESDEYPRFGAAQERFLKGWRNFLEFLSASGIGTPSANQYELSYINHVTGSAGTFPLALAEFLPMFSWITQEEKLPSVLETVVSRVKYALPESKGALYVSISHGTRTTDGAGVAVIDLTARGPAKADWSDLKDWFAVAHECAVLTFTEMTSLNAHTIWGRDHD; encoded by the coding sequence GATCGACACTTGGCGCACTATACCCGACCGCCGTTGGTCGAGACTGTTTGTGGGATACAATTCGGTTCGCTGGCAAAATTCTCGGCTGTTCACTTCGGCGAGTTCTGGGATGTTGTAAAGGGAGAGTATCCAGAAATCGAGGACCAACCGCCATTGATGGAGGTTTTTGAGGGGACGCCGCCGTCGATGCTAAAGCCGGCCGCCCAAATGCTTGAGAAACTTCCATTGCCGCGGGTGTTCTACAAGGACCGAACGGGCAACTTTCTTCTACAGGTTCAGCCGTCACGATTTCTGTCCAACTGGCGCAAGCAGAAGGAAAGCGACGAGTATCCTCGGTTTGGGGCTGCTCAGGAAAGGTTTCTCAAAGGTTGGAGGAATTTTTTGGAGTTCCTCAGCGCCTCAGGAATAGGGACGCCATCGGCGAATCAATACGAACTGTCTTACATCAACCACGTCACTGGAAGCGCCGGAACTTTCCCGTTAGCGCTCGCGGAATTTCTTCCGATGTTTTCGTGGATAACGCAAGAGGAGAAATTGCCATCGGTCTTAGAGACGGTAGTCTCTCGGGTCAAGTACGCTTTGCCAGAGTCGAAGGGAGCGCTTTACGTCTCCATCAGCCATGGCACGCGCACAACGGACGGTGCAGGCGTCGCTGTGATTGATTTAACGGCAAGGGGCCCAGCCAAGGCGGACTGGTCGGACTTGAAGGATTGGTTTGCGGTTGCTCACGAATGTGCGGTGCTGACCTTCACCGAGATGACATCTCTGAACGCGCATACTATCTGGGGGCGAGATCATGACTGA